One region of Trichosurus vulpecula isolate mTriVul1 chromosome 1, mTriVul1.pri, whole genome shotgun sequence genomic DNA includes:
- the CERS4 gene encoding ceramide synthase 4 has translation MLTGLYEWFWRDEYWFPPGYSWADTEDSDGVTYPHPRDLLASIPIALVLMVIRFGFERAIAMPLSRALGVRDRLRIKAAPNPILESFFWTHNKDPKEGQLSHLASQCGLSVRQAQRWFRRRRNQERPLLSKKFCESCWRFLFYFCSFFGGFLVLYNETWLWEPKTCWDRYPFQPLQPAMYWWYLLELGFYLSLVLMLPFDIKRKDLKEQIIHHFVTIILIGFSYSANLLRIGTLVLLLHDTGDILLEACKMFNYAQRRLICDTLFVIFALVFIVSRLIVFPTKILYTTYYDSMIQFKPFFGYYFFNILLMVLQVLHVFWSGLIIRMVYKFVLVGRMENDIRSDLEEQNTSDEQSEAPRQKNGSLQPSDRTDNCNFPRARGARGAGSSQLANGHVPAT, from the exons TTCAGATGGGGTCACCTACCCTCACCCCAGGGACCTGCTGGCATCCATTCCCATAGCATTGGTCTTAAtggtcatcagatttggctttgAGAG GGCCATCGCGATGCCTCTGAGCAGAGCTTTGGGTGTGCGTGATCGACTCAGGATCAAGGCTGCCCCCAACCCCATCCTGGAGTCCTTTTTTTGGACCCACAATAAGGATCCGAAAGAG GGTCAGCTGAGTCATCTGGCCAGCCAGTGTGGCCTCTCTGTGAGGCAGGCCCAGCGCTGGTTTCGGCGCCGGAGAAACCAGGAGCGACCGTTACTGAGCAAGAAATTCTGTGAATCCTG TTggagatttttattttacttctgttctttctttggaggcttCCTCGTGCTCTACAAT GAAACATGGTTATGGGAACCCAAGACATGCTGGGATAGATACCCCTTCCAG CCTCTTCAGCCTGCCATGTACTGGTGGTACCTCCTTGAACTTGGCTTCTACCTCTCTTTGGTGCTGATGCTACCCTTTGATATTAAGAGGAAG GACTTAAAGGAGCAGATCATCCACCACTTTGTCACTATCATCTTGATTGGATTCTCTTATTCTGCCAACCTCCTGCGCATTGGTACCCTGGTATTACTGCTACATGACACAGGTGACATTCTCCTGGAG gCCTGTAAAATGTTTAATTATGCACAGCGGAGGCTTATCTGTGACACACTCTTCGTCATCTTTGCCCTGGTGTTCATCGTTAGCCGGCTCATTGTCTTCCCAACCAA aaTCCTCTACACTACCtactatgattccatgatccaaTTCAAGCCCTTCTTTGGATACTAtttcttcaatatcctcctcATGGTCCTTCAGGTTCTCCATGTCTTCTGGTCCGGCCTCATCATCCGTATGGTCTACAAGTTTGTTTTAGTTGGCAGG ATGGAGAATGACATAAGGAGTGACTTGGAAGAGCAGAACACAAGTGATGAGCAGTCCGAGGCACCCCGACAGAAGAATGGGAGTCTCCAACCCAGTGACAGAACAGACAATTGTAACTTCCCCCGGGCTCGGGGTGCTCGGGGGGCTGGGTCCAGCCAGCTGGCCAATGGGCACGTCCCAGCAACATAG